From a region of the Candidatus Acidiferrales bacterium genome:
- the dnaK gene encoding molecular chaperone DnaK — translation MSKIIGIDLGTTNSVVAVMQGGEPTVIPNQEGARTTPSVVAITKTGERLVGQVAKRQAITNPENTVYSIKRFMGRRYDEVGEEMKRLPYKVVRGPHDDARVEISGKTYSPPEISAMILQKLKTAAEDFLGEKVSKAVITVPAYFNDAQRQATKQAGEIAGMEVLRIINEPTAAALAYGLDKKKDETIAVYDLGGGTFDISILEVGEGVVEVKSTNGDTHLGGDDIDQKVVEWIAAEFKKDNPNIDLTKDRMALQRLKEAAEKAKIELSQLQETEINLPFITADASGPKHLVLKLNRATLERLMEDLLQRTVGPVKQALSDAGITPDKIDEVVLVGGSTRIPRVVDIVKSLFNGKEPHKGVNPDEVVAVGAAIQGGVLGGEVKDILLLDVTPLSLGVETMGGVMTVLIPRNTTIPTRKAEMFSTASDNQTSVEIHVLQGERPVASGNRTLGKFHLIGIPPAPRGVPQVEVTFDIDANGILNVSAKDMATNKEQKITITASTGLSKEEAERMRKEAESHSDEDKAKIAEAEARNRCDNLTYQTEKLIRENRDKLAEADVKAAEEAIEVAKRALAEGGAEKLNAAVDQLTQASHKLAEALYRAQAASGAAAGAQPGPGSTGQGAAADSNPKPGQGEVVDAEYVDVDESKKPN, via the coding sequence ATGAGCAAGATTATCGGAATTGACCTCGGCACGACGAACTCCGTTGTGGCCGTTATGCAGGGAGGGGAGCCGACCGTCATCCCCAATCAGGAAGGCGCGCGCACAACGCCCTCTGTGGTAGCGATCACGAAGACTGGTGAGCGTCTGGTTGGCCAGGTAGCCAAGCGGCAGGCGATCACGAATCCGGAGAATACTGTCTACTCGATCAAACGGTTCATGGGCCGGCGCTATGACGAAGTTGGCGAGGAGATGAAGCGCTTGCCGTATAAAGTCGTCCGTGGCCCGCATGACGATGCCCGCGTGGAAATCTCCGGCAAGACGTATAGCCCGCCGGAAATCTCCGCCATGATTTTGCAGAAACTGAAGACCGCCGCGGAGGATTTTCTTGGCGAAAAAGTGAGCAAAGCGGTGATCACAGTTCCGGCGTATTTCAACGACGCGCAGCGCCAAGCCACCAAGCAAGCTGGCGAAATCGCGGGCATGGAAGTGCTGCGCATCATCAACGAGCCGACCGCGGCAGCGCTGGCGTACGGCCTCGACAAGAAGAAAGACGAGACGATTGCTGTTTATGACTTGGGCGGAGGGACGTTTGACATTTCGATATTGGAGGTCGGTGAAGGCGTCGTCGAAGTGAAATCAACGAACGGCGATACACATCTGGGCGGCGATGATATCGACCAGAAAGTCGTCGAATGGATTGCTGCCGAATTCAAAAAAGACAATCCGAATATCGATCTGACAAAAGACCGCATGGCTTTGCAGCGCCTGAAGGAAGCAGCCGAGAAGGCCAAGATCGAACTATCGCAGTTGCAGGAGACGGAAATCAATTTGCCGTTTATCACGGCGGATGCCTCCGGGCCGAAACATCTGGTTTTGAAGTTGAACCGCGCAACGCTGGAGCGCTTGATGGAGGATTTGCTGCAGCGCACGGTTGGGCCGGTGAAGCAGGCGCTTTCCGACGCGGGGATCACACCAGACAAAATTGACGAAGTGGTGTTGGTCGGGGGTTCGACGCGCATTCCGCGCGTGGTGGACATCGTCAAGAGCCTCTTCAACGGCAAAGAACCGCACAAGGGCGTTAATCCGGACGAAGTGGTCGCGGTCGGCGCGGCGATTCAGGGCGGAGTGCTCGGCGGGGAAGTGAAGGACATTCTGCTGCTCGACGTGACGCCGCTTTCGCTGGGCGTCGAAACGATGGGCGGCGTGATGACTGTGCTCATCCCGCGCAATACGACGATTCCGACGCGTAAAGCGGAAATGTTCTCGACGGCGTCTGACAATCAGACGTCGGTTGAGATTCACGTACTGCAAGGCGAACGGCCTGTCGCCAGCGGCAATCGCACGCTCGGAAAATTCCATCTCATCGGGATTCCTCCCGCGCCGCGCGGCGTTCCGCAGGTCGAAGTCACGTTCGATATTGACGCGAACGGCATTTTGAACGTATCGGCGAAGGATATGGCTACGAACAAGGAGCAAAAGATCACCATCACAGCATCGACTGGCCTTAGCAAGGAAGAAGCTGAACGGATGCGCAAGGAGGCGGAGTCGCACTCGGACGAGGACAAGGCCAAAATCGCTGAAGCTGAAGCGCGCAATCGTTGCGACAATCTCACATATCAGACGGAAAAGTTGATTCGCGAAAATCGCGACAAGCTCGCGGAAGCAGACGTCAAAGCGGCGGAAGAGGCGATCGAAGTAGCCAAGCGGGCGCTCGCCGAGGGCGGCGCGGAAAAACTCAATGCAGCGGTGGATCAGCTGACGCAAGCGTCGCACAAACTTGC
- a CDS encoding thioredoxin domain-containing protein, producing the protein MSRTSLRFLTIVSAAFLLTIALDALPVPKGPQKSATTQPTDLSSQKSLGLPSAPIKIEVFDDYECPSCGMFYEQTLKPMIDSYVAEGKVYLIHRDFPLPMHEYSRQAARWVNAAARIGKFEAVERALFDNQMAWSEYGTENPKGNIKPIVKGALTAAEFERVDRLMEGCESDSHDELKGCAVDAAIQHDIAIGQLVPVTQTPTFIITFRGQQYPPGAGAISWPLMKQFFDQLLSQR; encoded by the coding sequence TTGAGTCGCACTAGCCTACGATTTCTAACGATAGTATCCGCTGCATTCTTGCTGACAATCGCGCTGGACGCCTTGCCTGTTCCCAAGGGCCCGCAAAAGTCAGCGACCACGCAGCCCACTGATCTTTCATCTCAAAAGTCTCTCGGCTTGCCAAGTGCGCCCATCAAAATAGAAGTCTTCGACGACTACGAATGTCCTTCCTGCGGTATGTTTTACGAGCAAACTCTCAAGCCAATGATCGACAGCTACGTCGCCGAGGGAAAAGTGTATTTGATTCATCGCGATTTCCCTCTGCCTATGCACGAGTATTCGCGCCAAGCGGCTCGCTGGGTGAATGCCGCGGCGCGTATCGGAAAATTCGAGGCTGTCGAGCGAGCGCTTTTTGATAATCAAATGGCGTGGTCAGAATACGGAACCGAGAATCCCAAGGGAAACATCAAGCCGATTGTGAAAGGTGCGTTGACGGCCGCCGAATTCGAGCGCGTGGATCGCCTGATGGAAGGTTGCGAATCGGATTCACACGATGAGCTCAAGGGCTGCGCTGTGGATGCCGCAATTCAGCACGACATTGCCATCGGCCAGTTGGTTCCAGTCACGCAGACTCCCACATTCATCATCACGTTCCGCGGGCAGCAGTATCCTCCGGGCGCGGGCGCGATTTCGTGGCCGCTGATGAAGCAGTTCTTCGACCAGCTCCTCAGCCAAAGGTAA
- a CDS encoding thioredoxin domain-containing protein, whose product MTLPGRSTNENPSRHHLRTLGIASAAAFLCLLPILSVQSVFSQTPAELARFTAEKSLGNPNAPIKMEVFDDYECPTCDEFYENTLKVMIDTYVAEGKVYLIHRDFPIPGHLYSRRAARWVNAAARIGKFEAVERALFDNQMAWSEYGTENPKGVMEPFVKEALTPAEFERVQRLMKGCLVNTQEEIKGCALDADIQHDVALGELIPVNGTPTSIITHRGERYPPIVGAMSWPLLREFFDQLLSQK is encoded by the coding sequence ATGACGCTACCTGGCCGCTCAACAAACGAAAATCCCAGTCGCCATCACCTTCGGACACTAGGAATTGCCTCGGCGGCCGCGTTTCTCTGCCTGCTTCCCATTTTGTCTGTGCAATCGGTTTTCTCCCAGACTCCTGCCGAATTGGCGCGCTTTACCGCAGAGAAATCCCTTGGCAATCCGAATGCACCGATCAAGATGGAAGTGTTTGACGACTATGAATGCCCCACTTGCGATGAGTTCTACGAGAATACGCTCAAAGTCATGATCGATACTTATGTTGCCGAAGGAAAGGTCTACTTGATTCATCGCGATTTCCCTATTCCCGGCCATCTGTATTCCCGCCGGGCCGCGCGCTGGGTAAATGCAGCGGCGCGCATCGGCAAATTCGAAGCCGTGGAACGGGCTCTCTTTGACAATCAAATGGCCTGGTCGGAGTACGGCACAGAGAATCCCAAGGGCGTCATGGAGCCGTTTGTCAAAGAGGCGCTGACGCCTGCCGAGTTTGAACGAGTTCAGAGATTAATGAAGGGCTGCCTGGTCAATACGCAGGAAGAAATCAAAGGCTGCGCCCTCGATGCCGATATTCAGCATGATGTCGCGCTCGGCGAATTGATTCCGGTCAATGGAACTCCTACTTCGATTATCACCCATCGTGGCGAGCGCTATCCTCCGATTGTCGGCGCGATGTCTTGGCCCCTGCTGAGGGAGTTTTTTGACCAGCTCCTGAGCCAGAAATAA
- a CDS encoding MauE/DoxX family redox-associated membrane protein: protein MPTATQWTKGRILLLIGRLALAVIFLAAAYGKLRPLNATPWTLRSLEVTPSSLNLSMTFFAMQVDSYQILPAWAVSPFAHTLPWLELAVGLLLLAGFALPYVCIAATLLLTMFYGVVIRSYALHLAINCGCFGPNEKLDTWTLVRDGLFFVFGIAVTIGAFVMRKRNRPAVSSSTRAELSAQ from the coding sequence ATGCCCACTGCCACACAATGGACGAAAGGCCGCATCTTGCTTCTGATTGGCCGGCTGGCTTTGGCAGTCATATTTCTTGCCGCAGCTTACGGCAAACTCCGCCCGTTGAATGCCACGCCTTGGACCTTGCGCTCACTGGAAGTCACGCCGTCGTCCCTCAATTTATCCATGACGTTTTTCGCCATGCAGGTCGATTCGTATCAGATATTGCCTGCCTGGGCTGTTTCGCCCTTTGCGCATACCCTGCCGTGGCTGGAATTGGCTGTGGGATTGCTTCTTCTCGCGGGATTTGCACTGCCCTACGTGTGCATTGCGGCGACTCTCCTGCTCACGATGTTTTACGGCGTCGTGATCCGCTCTTACGCACTGCATCTCGCTATCAATTGTGGTTGTTTCGGTCCGAATGAGAAGCTCGACACGTGGACGCTGGTGCGCGATGGCCTTTTTTTTGTCTTCGGCATCGCCGTAACCATCGGTGCATTCGTCATGCGCAAGCGGAATCGTCCAGCGGTTTCTTCTTCCACTCGAGCCGAACTGTCCGCGCAATAA
- a CDS encoding FmdE family protein, with translation MKTLDEYLELAAQAHGHICAGQILGVRLAMLGLREIGIEDPERERKRFVTYVEIDRCATDAVALVAGCRLGKRSLKFLDWGKMAATFVDLQTGRGARIVAREDSKTRAQEMFPALDKEHAQQNAYRILSDEELFDKSIVRVEVPAEDLPGFKAPRVICEKCGEGINFKREVVVAGRTLCRGCAGASYYSLHP, from the coding sequence ATGAAAACTCTAGATGAATATCTCGAACTGGCCGCACAGGCGCACGGTCACATCTGCGCAGGACAAATCCTCGGAGTGCGTCTGGCGATGCTGGGGCTGCGCGAAATTGGCATCGAAGATCCTGAGCGTGAGCGCAAGCGTTTCGTCACGTACGTTGAGATTGATCGCTGCGCAACGGATGCTGTGGCTCTCGTCGCAGGCTGTCGCCTCGGCAAGCGCAGTTTGAAATTTCTCGACTGGGGCAAAATGGCCGCCACGTTCGTTGATTTGCAAACCGGCCGCGGCGCGCGAATCGTAGCGCGGGAAGATTCCAAAACCCGCGCTCAGGAAATGTTTCCGGCACTGGACAAAGAGCACGCGCAGCAAAACGCATACCGCATACTTTCGGACGAAGAGTTGTTCGATAAAAGCATCGTGCGCGTGGAAGTGCCCGCCGAGGATTTGCCGGGCTTCAAAGCTCCGCGCGTGATCTGCGAAAAATGCGGCGAAGGAATCAACTTCAAGCGCGAAGTGGTCGTCGCCGGCCGTACGCTCTGCCGCGGCTGCGCCGGAGCAAGCTACTACTCTCTTCATCCATAG